The Salvia miltiorrhiza cultivar Shanhuang (shh) chromosome 2, IMPLAD_Smil_shh, whole genome shotgun sequence DNA window TTTTGATTTCGCtgctcgggacgattcctctggcgggacgattcctctgctcgggacgattcctctggcgggacgattcctctgctcgggacgattcctctatcggaacgattcctctgctcaggacgattcctctggcgggacgattcctctgctcgggatgattcctctggcgggatgattcctctgctcgggacgattcctctgtcgggacgattcctctgctcgggatgattcctctggcgggacgattcctctgctcgggacgattcctctggcgggacgaTTCATCTGGCAtccttggctctggtctggcgcgggattcaGCTCTGCtttggcgcgagcttggctctgttcgggaTGCATCATTtagtatccagttgagaacggcacgggttttaataaagtgattggtgtgttgtgagtggactaagggtcccacattctatgtgagagttaaaataattaacgtggagtaagggccccacctacttttactaaaaatggaaatggataccaaaatgtgggacgaccaaaaaagaaaagttggatactaaaagctgggacggagggagtatatcatatCACTCGAACCATCGTTCCATTCTTAAGTTCATTTCATTCACGCTAATTCCATTCATCTATACCCGTCACCTCTTAAGTTTATAGGTGTTGAGTAAGATGGTTTTTTACATGTCAAAATTTATAGGAGTAGTCTTGAGTAGACGATTGCATGTGTCAAAATTTATTAGGGAtgataaattttgaaatatgacGACAAACACACATGTAAATAAGTTAGTGTCTAATCTTATCGTGCTCATATCCTTATCGTGTCAACAGAATAATGACAAGATAAAGTTGTATCGTGTTTGTTTATGATCAATTTCAATGTTTGTATGATATAGTATATGATAATTCCGTACTAGTGTAGCTCGTACGACacgatattattttatatatatatttatcattaaCTTTATTTTTATACATGATTTTCCTTCCTAATTAGGGAGTTTATCATATCCTATCAATACAAATGAAATCGATTCGTActtatgttatatttttatttgtttggatCAATAATGACTCAGTTTCATTTTCGTCTGTTCCATTAATAAtgattaaaaaatgaaattattctATCTCACAAGAAGATGTGAACTCCACCATTATCTATAATTTTTATcctttaatcattttttttctgaataatcgtttctaaaaataaaaattcatacttagtgaaatgaagaaaatatatatttgtgtttaattttattatattgtatCGTGTCGTTATCATATCAACACGATATCAATAGTAAGCGACCCCAATTTACATGAGGTAGAATTCGAATTTTAGAGTgatacttatatttataataatatagtaTAACCGGGGAATTTGCTTTCAAGATGACCTATCCTTTCCCTTGTCAAATCAGTCGGATCAAAAGTCAACCAGAAATTCTACTATTTATTTCTGCAATTTGATACATAGTATAAATACCATGATGCAGGCATCCCGGTTTCATTTCGGTTTTTATAAAAATCAGCCAAAAAGTAAAAGGAGCCAAAAGAGTCTTCAAGCATAAGCGTCTCAACATTTATTTTGCCTTTTTcgttggaaaaaataaaataaaataaaaataaaaatcaaagggCGAAGCAGGCAGCCATGGCAGACGAATTCCAGCTAGGAAACGGAAGCTGGTGGGATACAACAAGAAACAGATTCGAAAGCGGCACGTCACCGGCATCGTCGTCGATTTCCACAACGTTGAATGCTATCGCAAGCTTCGGATGGTCGACGGAGATGGTGGACATGAAATCATCAAGGTCTACAATGGAATCCGCCACCGCGTCCACGGCCGCCACTATGGTGTGCCATGACGATCAATCGTCTgctggcggcggcggtggaggtggaggtggaggtggcggTGGGGTTTTATCAACTCCCAGCTTGCAAATGATGGGATTAGGCCTTTCCTCGCAGAGCATGGATTGGAACCAAGCTTTATTGTAAGTCTTTCTCGATTCTCATAATTCTCTTTTAGACTACATatttatttttggttttttgAAAAGTAGAAATGAAAAAGGGGAGAGCAGTTTCCGGTCGTTGCTCCAAGAAGATTTAAGTTCAAACAACGGCAGTTTCCAGCCGGAATCCGCCGCGTCTTCTCAAGAACAGTGGCGGCAGAAGCTGTTTTCCGGAGCATCCTCAGAGAATGAATTCAAACAAATAAACCGCGGATTTTCGTTGGATCAGCCGCAGTTTAGTTCTCAGGCGAGTTCCAACGACAGCACCATCACATCACAGAGTTTAACCACCGCTTTTCAGGTGGACTCCGCCGCCGCCTACGGCCTCTTGTTATCGGAAAATCAGCAGCACTCTAACTACCAAAACCGAGCGATATCGAATTATCCATATCCGCCAGCCGCCGGTGGCTACGGCGGCAACGCGGCTGAAATGATACCCTCGATGAATAAATACCCGCCGTTCCTGAGAACATCTCCGCCGAAGCAGCCGCAGGCCGCCAGCAACCATTTGCATTTCACTAACAACACCCCGTTCTGGAACGCGTCGGCGCCGCCCGCCGCCATGAGCGACGCTCGATCCAGCTTTTTCCCGCCCTTACAAAATCAGATTCCCGCGGCCCCGCCATTCGATGCCAAACCAAAGGTATACAATTAATTCAAAAACTTGAATTCGATGCATGCTCATAAATTAATTAGggtttcttttgtttttccgCATGAAGAGTATGTGAACATTTTCCGATTTTAATTCTGAATCAGAACAAGGCGGAAGGGCGGGATGCGAAGAAAAACAGCGCGGAGACGACGAATAAACGGGCGCGAAGCGAAACGCCATCGGCTTTGCCAGCTTTTAAGGTATGCGTACAAGTTGAACTTTTGCTTTTGAAAAAGATGAATCTCCGAGTTTCAGCTTTTCTTTATTGAGATGAGATTAATGATGAAGCTTTGTTTTCTGGATTAGGTGAGGAAAGAGAAGATGGGAGACAGAATAACGGCACTTCAACAATTGGTCTCACCTTTTGGAAAGGTAATTAAACTCTCCTCCGCTCCTAAATTTCCTTGTGTTTTTTCTTTCCAACATGATGTTGAACTAAATCAAACTAAATTTTCCTTTAATTTCATTTCAGACCGATACTGCTTCCGTGCTCTCTGAAGCGATTGAATACATCAAATTTCTCCACGAACAAGTCAGTGTAAGTCTCCTTCATCAGATCACAGCTTTTTTctagataaatttaaatatataagtaatttgtttttatttgaaataacaGGCCTTAAGTGCACCCTACATGAAAAATGGAGCTCCCATGCAGAATCAGCAGGTACATAAAATCTCGAATAAATTGCTTATTATGGGAAGATTGAAATTGAACAATATTTGATTATGATAATAATTATGGCAGAGCATTAATCCTGAAAAATCAAAAGATTTAGAAGGGGGGCGTCAAGATCTTAGAAGCCGAGGGCTATGTCTGGTGCCGGTGTCGAGCACTTTTCCGGTGACGCACGAAACAGCAGTGGATTTTTGGACTCCTACATTTGGTGGTACATTCAGATAAGCAACAAGGAAAGCAGCATCATACTCTAATCAAACTCCACTAATATCTAAGTAGCAGCTCACAAGTTAAGAGATAGGAAAAAATTgcagagagagaagaaagactACAGGAAAAATGTTTTTCAAGTATAGTTTTTGGCCATGGCTTGGGCCAAAGTGATGCAGCCTTGGCAAAGATTAGTTTGCTAGCTAGGGAACAAATTGTACGcagaatatatttattaattatatatatagccCCTGTAATAATTGAAGAATTATGATTATAAGGGTTGGTTAGAAATGAGTAGATAATATATATCATGTccctgaatttaatttaaaaagtatAGATTAGCTTGGTTTGGTAGCTAGCTCATGAATTAGAGTATCAAATTTTTGTTGTTTGTAGCAAAAATTGagcagaaaagggaaaggatAAAAATGTAAAGGAGCTTTTTTGGTGGTGAGAGAGAGCTGGCAGTGTTAGCTTTAGTGGTATTAAATTTCTAAAGAGAAATGAAAGGGAATAATTGAATTCCAGAAGGGGAGTTGGGAGATCATTTGATTGAAAATTTCACTTTTTAATTGTTTATATGTTTGGAATAATATGTGAGTGGGAAGTCAGAAGGGAATGTGGGGCATATGTGCAATGGCCACCCTCCTTTTTAGggtttattataaatttaatttttgtaaattatttcttcaataaGAAAGAGCATGTTGGAGTTAGCTATCACTCCAAAGCTTTGTGCTTTTCATCCAATGGTCACCTTCACCTGCTTCCATTGGAAGGTGGAAGCTCCATGTATCCACCTCctcctatttttttaaattttaatatctaCTAAGTATTGTTACTATAAGCTTGAGGTTCATCAtcattaataaaatagtgattCCATGTTAATTTTTACTTGAGGCTCATCATATATCTCAATAACATACTTAAATAAttcacttgtaaaatgtaaatttGATATGTAATTTCCTATTATGTATCCTTTGTTGTTCGTAAATAAAAGAAATGTTAATTTTAGTATTCtagattagaaaaaaaaataagaagataaattTAGTGCACCTTGAACATGAGCAAATGGaaaattatagttttaaaatgaataagagAAAGAaacaaattaagaacaatttcTACAGGGACTGAAGAAGTCAAATGTCATTACAGCATAATATATAGTGGATAATAATTTTTCGTACTACTGTAATAGTACCTCCCACCAATTTGATTGGTACAAATTAGTGTGCAAGTCAAGTAAAACATATGTACAGTGAAACCCAATTTTAATGACGCCAACATCATTCATTCATCACGTATGACTTGTGTTACATTTCTCGTTACCATTTACTCTATTAGTCTTAACTCGATATTCACAGAGTCAACTCGAATAAACCAACGAAAACAAGAGAGTTATACTCCCCCTTTTCGCCAATTCATGttctacttttctttttggtcgaTCCATCAATTCATATCCTACTCATTTTTAAtaactatttatatatttttaattaataggtCCTAATAAACAATAgtacattttttctccactcaactaataaacattACACTTTGTGAGTCCATTTCTCCAcccaattaataaataattagtacattttttcttaaaatccgtatTTCTTCCCCCCTAAggcatgaattagtggacggagagagtaattcaaaattttcagccctaataGATTTAATCGAGAATAATCCAAACCCGATATAGCTACCTTTATAATCGAGTGGAGAGCTCGGttaaccaaaaaaaatattacttgaCGTTCATTGCTTTAcatttcaatttgataataagattttaatttttgtggatTATATATGTCTTGATTTTCTCACATGATTAGTTAAACTTTacaacataaaaattaaagaaaaatagttAAACGCAAATTATTGGGTACACACTATGCGACTGGTTTGAAagtttacatttcttcacaataatgtttacttgtattcataagaacttttacttttagttattttcactcatttatatttatatatattcttaactatttggtcaaataatcaTTGTCGtgacaaaaagtaattattgttacaatgaaatgtaatatttataaagtagtattatatttattcactATAAGTGTTAgttttattcatgagaacttgtactattacataagtatacatttgtgcgaataaatgtatatcttatgcttattaaaagcaACCGGTCGCGTACTATGCAATCGGGTGCATGCAAGACCAACCCACtgttatatatttgaaatttatatgtaatcCTTATTTGTAAGAAAGTTACTTATTAATATGTAAGTTtatcctttcaaaaaaaaaaaatatatatatatatatatatatatatatatatatatatatatagagagagagagagagagagagagagagagaagggttcaacagagaagctaaatattgtgaagaatagagaattcataaaataaaaacgaacatatctataattttaatgaacagatcaatgtaccacatgaacaacaatttgtcaagggttcgaatcctgctggtggcgagtttttctttatttttactaaatacgactgttcattacttatgttgatctgttcgtaaaatgaatagatttgttcataatgaataaaaagataattctctattgaactcaaccctctatgtgtgtgtatgtaagtttatattgaaaagtgtactcatttttgtatctaaaacgGGGTGTCTTGATTGAGAATATATCAAGAAAAATTCGTACTTAAATGTCAATAAAATTTAGTAAACTTGTTAACCTGAAAACCGAAGATTTATGAGAACTTCTGAATAGCCACATAATCAACTTTTAATTTGTCTTCTTTTCTTTCCTGAAATAATAACTCATTAACGCAAAAACATTATTAGTATAGCAAAGCAATTTATAGATAGGAGTAGATGCAATGATACCTGCGCATAGCCTTTATTCAAGTACATGGGGATTAAAATTGTTAAAAGATGTAGGCATAATAACTTTGCTTAGAAGCATAAACCAATACAAAAAGAAACAACAGATCCTTGCAATATTATAGAATACTTATTATTCATGATTACCCTCATACAGCATCATCTTCTGACGTAATATATTCCCCTCGCGTCTTAAAATATCCTAATATATTGATcttacatataatatatactctTTTTATATAGTAATCAAAGAAGTAATAATTTTTATCGAAATATTTGCAGTACATATATGGTTTATGGTAAATATTTTTTAGAAACTGGGAGGTTTCTAATCTCGATTGCCCATGATACTAACCTTATTTTTGCtgatcattctccacaaaaGTTTATCCAAAACAAGCACAAATTCTTGTTCTTTATGTCATGTATAAGTATGTCCTgtctcacctctctctctctctctctctctctctctctctctctctctctctctatagtTGCCATCTTAATGGCATGACTTGACTAGAATTAATTGGATAGAAGCACTAACAAGTAATTACAACATAGTACTATTTTATAGCTGATTAGAAGCTTTGTAATAGCTATTAATTCCATTAGTAATCTAATACTATCATAACCAGACAATTGTTTtgaggatttttcttttttgtttttgttttaatgTTGACGGTGATAAAAGAAAAGGACTTTACAGATTATTAAAACTTTACAAGTGAGCACCAATAAGTGAGAAGTTTCTTGACATAGCAATTCATACTGAAGCAATGCATATTGGTTGGAATTAATTCGATAATAGTCGCAGATATTTTGGAATTAGTAGGTTTGTGAAACTTGTGTTTGGAGGCGTTAAATCAGGGAATATGTGCAAATTCGCCAACTGTGGCTGATAAAGAACGTTAACATTACAACCTGACTCAATCATCTATATGCCATTTATAATTATTCTATATTTAAGTTGCAAACACAAAGTAAGTAATGTTAATTTATGTTTTAAGGAGACTAGTAGATGATCTCATACTTTTAT harbors:
- the LOC131007623 gene encoding transcription factor bHLH123-like isoform X2 is translated as MADEFQLGNGSWWDTTRNRFESGTSPASSSISTTLNAIASFGWSTEMVDMKSSRSTMESATASTAATMVCHDDQSSAGGGGGGGGGGGGGVLSTPSLQMMGLGLSSQSMDWNQALLNEKGESSFRSLLQEDLSSNNGSFQPESAASSQEQWRQKLFSGASSENEFKQINRGFSLDQPQFSSQASSNDSTITSQSLTTAFQVDSAAAYGLLLSENQQHSNYQNRAISNYPYPPAAGGYGGNAAEMIPSMNKYPPFLRTSPPKQPQAASNHLHFTNNTPFWNASAPPAAMSDARSSFFPPLQNQIPAAPPFDAKPKNKAEGRDAKKNSAETTNKRARSETPSALPAFKVRKEKMGDRITALQQLVSPFGKTDTASVLSEAIEYIKFLHEQVSALSAPYMKNGAPMQNQQSINPEKSKDLEGGRQDLRSRGLCLVPVSSTFPVTHETAVDFWTPTFGGTFR
- the LOC131007623 gene encoding transcription factor bHLH123-like isoform X1 — its product is MADEFQLGNGSWWDTTRNRFESGTSPASSSISTTLNAIASFGWSTEMVDMKSSRSTMESATASTAATMVCHDDQSSAGGGGGGGGGGGGGVLSTPSLQMMGLGLSSQSMDWNQALFRNEKGESSFRSLLQEDLSSNNGSFQPESAASSQEQWRQKLFSGASSENEFKQINRGFSLDQPQFSSQASSNDSTITSQSLTTAFQVDSAAAYGLLLSENQQHSNYQNRAISNYPYPPAAGGYGGNAAEMIPSMNKYPPFLRTSPPKQPQAASNHLHFTNNTPFWNASAPPAAMSDARSSFFPPLQNQIPAAPPFDAKPKNKAEGRDAKKNSAETTNKRARSETPSALPAFKVRKEKMGDRITALQQLVSPFGKTDTASVLSEAIEYIKFLHEQVSALSAPYMKNGAPMQNQQSINPEKSKDLEGGRQDLRSRGLCLVPVSSTFPVTHETAVDFWTPTFGGTFR